In one Rutidosis leptorrhynchoides isolate AG116_Rl617_1_P2 chromosome 8, CSIRO_AGI_Rlap_v1, whole genome shotgun sequence genomic region, the following are encoded:
- the LOC139862537 gene encoding transcription termination factor MTERF4, chloroplastic: MIHLLRKKQSFKSFLINPIQFISNESKSFLLSPKPCIKPQIRVLWNKPYSTQSSKFPEYEMPTVTWGVVQGRKEKLVSRVIISDYLKSIGIIPDELEELELPSTIDVMRERVEFLQKIGLTIDDINEYPLMLGCSVRKNIIPVLGYLEKVGIQRSKMGEFVKKYPQVLHASVVVELVPVIRFLRGLDVERQDIGYVLMKYPELLGFKLEGTMSTSVAYLVSIGVNPRDIGPMVTQYPYFLGMRVGTMIKPLVEYLISLGLPKKVLARMFEKRAYLVGYDLDEMVKPNVDCLTSFGVRKELLASIIAQYPQILGLPLKAKLSTQQYFFNLKLKIDPDGFARVIERMPQVVSLGQNVIMKPVDFLIGRGFTLEDVGKMIIKCPQLVALQVGLMKNSFYFFKSEMGRPLKELVEFPEYFTYGLESRIKPRYQRLQHKGIRSSLSWFLNCSDQRFEERLYADYIETEIEGPSFVMGGKLELPSNQMVSDEEDESDDEVLYRRTVSL; encoded by the coding sequence ATGATCCATCTCTTAAGAAAAAAACAGTCTTTTAAATCATTCCTAATAAACCCAATTCAATTTATATCTAACGAATCAAAAAGCTTTCTACTTTCCCCTAAACCATGTATAAAACCCCAAATTAGGGTTCTATGGAATAAACCCTATTCCACCCAATCATCCAAATTCCCTGAATATGAAATGCCTACAGTTACATGGGGTGTTGTTCAAGGTAGAAAAGAAAAACTCGTATCTAGGGTTATAATTTCTGATTACTTGAAAAGCATAGGAATAATCCCTGATGAATTAGAGGAGTTAGAGTTACCGTCTACTATCGATGTGATGCGTGAAcgtgtcgaattcttgcaaaaaatAGGGCTAACGATTGATGATATTAACGAGTACCCCTTAATGCTTGGTTGTAGTGTAAGAAAGAACATTATCCCGGTTTTAGGGTATTTGGAAAAAGTTGGAATTCAAAGGTCAAAAATGGGCGAGTTTGTGAAAAAGTATCCACAAGTACTTCATGCTAGTGTTGTTGTTGAACTTGTTCCCGTAATTAGGTTTTTGCGTGGTTTAGACGTTGAAAGACAAGATATTGGTTATGTTTTAATGAAGTATCCCGAATTGTTAGGGTTTAAGTTAGAAGGGACTATGAGTACTTCGGTTGCGTATTTGGTTAGTATCGGTGTTAATCCACGAGATATTGGTCCGATGGTGACACAATATCCGTACTTTTTGGGTATGAGAGTTGGGACTATGATCAAACCACTAGTCGAGTATCTAATTTCTTTAGGTTTACCGAAAAAAGTGTTGGCGAGGATGTTTGAAAAACGCGCGTATTTAGTAGGGTATGACCTCGATgaaatggtcaaaccgaacgttgaTTGTTTGACTAGCTTCGGGGTTCGAAAGGAGCTACTCGCGTCTATTATTGCTCAATACCCACAAATTCTAGGTCTTCCGTTAAAGGCTAAGTTGTCAACACAACAATACTTTTTCAACTTGAAGCTTAAGATCGATCCCGACGGTTTCGCGCGCGTGATTGAAAGAATGCCGCAAGTAGTTAGTCTTGGTCAAAATGTGATTATGAAGCCGGTTGACTTTCTTATTGGTCGAGGTTTTACATTAGAAGATGTTGGTAAGATGATTATAAAATGCCCACAATTAGTTGCTTTACAAGTTGGTTTAATGAAAAATAGTTTTTATTTTTTCAAGAGCGAAATGGGACGGCCATTGAAAGAATTGGTTGAGTTTCCGGAATATTTCACGTATGGTTTGGAATCGAGGATTAAACCGAGGTACCAAAGGTTACAGCATAAGGGTATAAGGAGTTCGTTGTCTTGGTTTCTTAATTGTAGCGATcaaagatttgaagaaagattGTATGCGGATTATATTGAGACGGAGATTGAAGGACCGTCGTTTGTTATGGGTGGGAAATTAGAGTTACCGAGTAATCAGATGGTTTCTGATGAGGAAGATGAGAGTGATGATGAAGTACTTTATAGGCGTACCGTTTCTCTTTAG
- the LOC139861647 gene encoding uncharacterized protein, which translates to METPAIGLKWADEKLLFNASTTSSDALVSITNTEKEKLSTDDINRMVKLCCTEHFSSLREADYMQKIREFNDRLDMVKNLVRPGCSHEVLNTALSYMTSLANFLSHMPQKLQASL; encoded by the exons ATGGAAACCCCG GCTATTGGTCTTAAGTGGGCAGATGAGAAGTTGCTGTTTAATGCTTCAACTACATCAAGTGATGCTTTAGTCAG TATTACAAACACAGAAAAGGAGAAACTTTCTACAGATGACATTAACAGGATGGTTAAACTATGTTGTACAGAGCATTTTTCGAGTCTACGAGAAGCAGACTACATGCAGAAAATAAGGGAGTTCAATGATAGACTTGATATG GTGAAGAATTTAGTGAGACCGGGGTGTTCTCACGAGGTATTGAACACTGCGTTGAGTTATATGACGTCACTTGCCAATTTTCTCTCCCATATGCCACAAAAACTTCAGGCATCACTTTGA
- the LOC139861633 gene encoding cell division control protein 48 homolog C-like, with protein MRKSGKTPAKSSLFERVLRHRIQETYGNSSPSIDQLTDHLRAKYPEYGRHKSQLFTRMVKQTLESSIDNNGKRKSKIDDDNMTSSQLRTPVSNKSKKIDSSEQRLQMMETEHVTQRRIATQSESESRADEEDRSAISTSDEDEVYSLQFEPEFDLTKSMLRNRYSASKTVNEMPKNVELEVVTNGNNKQLKKVDVMKEDRGVKTIAKSKVRKSNDENGDDDDNVKKDGPMFKDLGGMDHVLDELKMEVIVPLYHPELPQSLGVRPMAGILLHGPPGCGKTKLAHAIANETGVPFYKISATELVSGISGASEENIRELFSKAYRTAPSIVFIDEIDAIASKRENLQREMERRIVTQLMTCMDESHRVAKPDDSSNSDGKPGYVLVIGATNRPDAVDPALRRPGRFDREISLGVPDEKARIKILSVLTQSLKLEGAVDLLKISRLTPGFVGADLAALVNKAGNLAMKRIIDGRKSELLNENTNIEEIEDWWRKAWTPEEMEKLSITMSDFEVAAKMVQPSSRREGFSSIPNVKWEDVGGLDLLRKEFDRYIVRRIKYPDEYEEYGVDLETGFLLYGPPGCGKTLIAKAVANEAGANFIHIKGPELLNKYVGESELAVRTIFSRARTCAPCILFFDEVDALTTKRGKEGGWVVERLLNQLLIELDGADHRKGVYVIGATNRPEVMDPALLRPGRFGKPMYVPMPDADGRGLILKALARTKPLDADVDLIAIGRDACENLTGADLSSLINEAAMVAVEEKFSRIEAATAAANEGTSMSISESALLGMPHTIKAVHFKQALQKISPSVSDKQKQYYQQLQQSFGAS; from the exons ATGAGGAAATCCGGTAAGACGCCGGCAAAATCATCCTTATTTGAAAGAGTATTACGCCATCGTATACAAGAAACCTACGGTAACTCATCTCCGTCCATTGACCAGCTCACTGACCACCTTCGTGCTAAATACCCTGAATACGGCCGCCATAAATCACAACTTTTCACCCGAATGGTCAAACAAACCCTAGAATCTTCAATTGACAACAACGGGAAACGTAAATCTAAAATTGACGACGATAACATGACGTCATCGCAATTACGAACTCCAGTAAGTAATAAATCGAAGAAAATTGATAGTAGTGAGCAACGATTGCAGATGATGGAAACTGAACATGTTACACAGAGACGAATTGCGACACAATCGGAGTCAGAATCGCGTGCAGACGAAGAAGATAGAAGTGCAATTTCCACTTCTGATGAAGATGAAGTTTATAGTTTGCAATTTGAACCTGAATTTGACCTAACAAAGTCAATGCTGAGGAATAGGTACAGTGCTTCGAAAACGGTTAATGAGATGCCTAAAAATGTGGAGCTGGAAGTGgttactaatggtaataataagcAATTGAAAAAGGTTGATGTAATGAAGGAAGATAGAGGTGTTAAAACAATCGCAAAATCGAAGGTACGGAAATCGAATGATgaaaatggtgatgatgatgataatgtgaAAAAAGATGGGCCAATGTTTAAGGATTTAGGTGGAATGGATCATGTGTTGGATGAATTGAAAATGGAAGTGATTGTTCCGTTGTATCATCCTGAGTTACCGCAAAGTTTGGGGGTTCGTCCAATGGCTGGGATCTTGTTGCACGGGCCACCGGGGTGTGGGAAGACGAAACTGGCTCATGCGATTGCTAATGAGACTGGTGTTCCGTTTTATAAGATTTCGGCTACTGAGTTAGTCTCTGGTATTTCAG gtgcatccgaagaaaatatacgagAGCTATTTTCAAAAGCTTATAGAACTGCACCGTCTATAGTATTCATCGACGAAATCGATGCAATTGCTTCAAAAAGAGAGAATCTTCAACGAGAAATGGAAAGGCGAATTGTGACACAATTAATGACTTGTATGGATGAATCTCATAGGGTTGCTAAACCGGATGATAGTTCAAATAGTGATGGCAAACCGGGTTATGTGTTAGTGATTGGGGCCACTAATAGACCCGATGCTGTTGACCCGGCATTAAGACGACCTGGACGGTTTGACCGAGAGATTAGTTTAGGCGTTCCTGATGAAAAAGCTAGAATCAAGATTTTATCTGTGCTTACACAAAGTTTAAAACTTGAAGGTGCGGTTGATTTGTTGAAAATATCTAGGTTAACACCCGGGTTTGTTGGTGCCGATTTGGCAGCATTGGTGAATAAAGCTGGTAATCTTGCTATGAAGAGGATTATCGATGGGAGAAAATCGGAACTTCTTAACGAAAATACAAATATAGAAGAAATTGAAGATTGGTGGAGGAAGGCTTGGACCCCGGAAGAAATGGAAAAACTTAGCATCACAATGTCCGATTTTGAG GTAGCAGCGAAAATGGTTCAACCCTCATCTAGAAGAGAAGGATTTTCGAGCATTCCAAACGTCAAATGGGAAGACGTTGGTGGTCTTGACTTGTTGAGGAAGGAGTTTGATCGCTACATTGTTAGACGCATCAAGTATCCCGATGAGTACGAG GAATACGGAGTGGATCTAGAGACAGGGTTTTTGCTTTATGGACCCCCTGGATGTGGAAAAACGTTGATTGCTAAAGCTGTTGCTAATGAAGCCGGAGCAAATTTCATACACATTAAG GGTCCTGAGCTTCTAAACAAATATGTTGGTGAGAGCGAATTGGCAGTGCGGACGATATTCAGTCGTGCAAGAACATGCGCTCCATGTATACTCTTTTTTGATGAG GTTGATGCACTGACAACAAAGCGTGGAAAGGAAGGGGGTTGGGTCGTTGAGCGACTCCTAAATCAG CTATTGATAGAGTTAGATGGTGCTGATCATCGCAAGGGAGTTTACGTAATCGGTGCCACCAATAG GCCAGAGGTGATGGATCCGGCACTCTTACGGCCCGGAAGGTTTGGGAAACCTATGTATGTTCCTATGCCAGATGCAGACGGGCGTGGATTGATCTTAAAAGCTCTTGCTAGAACAAAACCGTTAGATGCTGACGTGGACTTAATCGCTATCGGAAGGGATGCTTGTGAAAATCTAACCGGAGCCGATCTTTCTTCACTG aTTAATGAAGCTGCGATGGTTGCTGTTGAAGAGAAATTTAGCAGAATTGAAGCTGCAACTGCTGCTGCTAATGAAGGGACAAGTATGTCAATATCAGAGAGTGCATTACTTGGCATGCCACATACGATTAAAGCTGTACATTTTAAACAAGCATTGCAAAAGATTTCGCCTTCTGTGTCGGACAAG CAAAAGCAGTATTACCAGCAACTGCAACAGAGTTTCGGGGCATCTTAA